One Jatrophihabitans endophyticus DNA window includes the following coding sequences:
- a CDS encoding CDP-alcohol phosphatidyltransferase family protein: protein MGKSSEGVPGYSRWVNRSLGRHLAALAFRVGLTPNQVTVLSGVCTLSAIAGIATVRPTAVSGVVVAVVLLLGYALDSADGQLARLRGGGSPAGEWTDHVVDALKNATIHLAVAVCWFRFYDLDHPGYLLIPLGFSAVATTFFMGLVLADLLRRINFQRQGIVGSAVPNMNPDQHAPFLRSIVVLPNDYGVFCLAMTVLASHLVFGVVYSLLFAANAVFLVVGAYRWFHEMRALSA, encoded by the coding sequence GTGGGCAAGAGCAGTGAGGGCGTCCCGGGCTACTCGCGATGGGTCAACCGCAGCCTCGGCCGGCATCTCGCCGCCCTGGCGTTCCGGGTGGGGCTGACGCCGAATCAGGTCACGGTGCTGAGCGGCGTGTGCACGCTGAGCGCGATCGCGGGCATCGCCACCGTGCGCCCCACCGCGGTGTCCGGTGTGGTGGTCGCGGTCGTGCTGCTCCTCGGTTACGCACTGGACTCGGCCGACGGCCAGCTCGCCCGGCTGCGCGGCGGGGGCAGCCCGGCCGGCGAGTGGACCGACCATGTCGTCGACGCGCTCAAGAACGCGACGATCCACCTCGCGGTCGCCGTGTGCTGGTTCCGGTTCTACGACCTCGACCACCCGGGCTACCTGCTGATCCCCCTCGGGTTCTCCGCGGTCGCGACGACGTTCTTCATGGGCCTCGTGCTGGCCGACCTGCTCCGGCGCATCAACTTCCAACGCCAGGGCATCGTCGGGTCGGCGGTACCGAACATGAATCCGGACCAGCACGCCCCCTTCCTGCGGTCGATCGTCGTGCTGCCCAACGACTACGGCGTGTTCTGCCTGGCCATGACGGTGCTGGCGAGCCACCTGGTGTTCGGCGTCGTCTACTCCCTGCTCTTCGCAGCGAACGCCGTCTTCCTCGTCGTCGGCGCTTACCGCTGGTTCCACGAGATGCGCGCCCTGTCGGCGTGA
- a CDS encoding sugar transferase produces MSEDVTSISTGDWSATRAERTASASTGWRRNYQLTLLGLDFGAAAVAILLAWVMRFPGFGALDTTNLLFAGALPFAWVAAVGLNGAYEGRFVGVGSAEFDRVFRAFLYLSVLSGLVLYTFQMPVARGLALPAFGLALVLDVTARYSARKVLHRRRRHGASMIDVVAVGGLGSLASFATMLRRDEHAGMRVVGACLSSTGEGDDASQQELRTLGIPVLGDVDSILDAVRASGAHSVAVLSGDVSPEKLRWISWQLEGSDIDLVVSPGLADFGGGRLHIQPVAGLPLLHIEKPKFGGIGRAMKGGFDRLVAATALLLLAPVLVGVGLAVRLTSRGPALFRQTRVGRDGREFTMFKFRSMVVDAEVHRDDLLESNESDGLLFKIRADPRVTRVGRVLRRFSLDELPQLINVLTGSMSLVGPRPPLPVEVAAYGDHVKRRLLVKPGLTGLWQVSGRSDLSWDESVRLDLRYVEDWSLSLDMIVLWKTARAVLKADGAY; encoded by the coding sequence GTGAGCGAGGACGTCACGTCCATCTCGACCGGCGACTGGTCGGCGACCCGCGCCGAACGCACGGCGAGCGCGTCGACCGGCTGGCGCCGGAACTACCAGCTGACCCTGCTCGGCCTCGACTTCGGCGCCGCGGCCGTCGCGATCCTGCTCGCCTGGGTCATGCGCTTCCCCGGCTTCGGCGCGCTGGACACCACCAACCTGCTCTTCGCCGGCGCCCTGCCCTTCGCGTGGGTCGCGGCGGTCGGCCTGAACGGGGCGTACGAGGGTCGCTTCGTCGGGGTCGGCAGCGCCGAGTTCGATCGCGTCTTCCGCGCCTTCCTGTACCTGTCCGTGCTCTCGGGCCTGGTGCTCTACACCTTCCAGATGCCGGTCGCCCGCGGTCTCGCGCTGCCTGCGTTCGGCCTTGCCCTCGTCCTCGACGTCACCGCGCGGTACTCGGCGCGCAAGGTGCTGCACCGCCGGCGGCGCCACGGCGCGTCGATGATCGACGTCGTCGCCGTGGGCGGCCTGGGTTCGCTCGCCTCGTTCGCCACGATGCTGCGCCGCGACGAGCACGCCGGGATGCGTGTCGTCGGCGCGTGCCTGTCGTCGACGGGCGAGGGCGACGACGCCTCGCAGCAGGAGCTGCGGACCCTCGGCATCCCCGTCCTGGGTGACGTGGACTCGATCCTCGACGCCGTCCGCGCGAGCGGGGCGCACTCCGTCGCCGTGCTCTCCGGTGACGTCAGCCCGGAGAAGCTGCGGTGGATCTCGTGGCAGCTCGAGGGCTCGGACATCGACCTGGTCGTGTCGCCGGGCCTGGCCGACTTCGGTGGGGGCCGGCTGCACATCCAGCCCGTCGCCGGCCTGCCGCTGCTGCACATCGAGAAGCCGAAGTTCGGCGGCATCGGCCGGGCGATGAAGGGTGGTTTCGACCGCCTGGTCGCCGCGACCGCGTTGCTGCTGCTCGCCCCCGTGCTCGTCGGCGTCGGCCTCGCGGTCCGGTTGACCAGCCGCGGCCCGGCGCTGTTCCGCCAGACCCGGGTGGGCCGCGACGGCCGCGAGTTCACGATGTTCAAGTTCCGCTCGATGGTCGTCGACGCCGAGGTCCACCGCGACGACCTGCTCGAGTCGAACGAGTCCGACGGGCTGCTGTTCAAGATCCGCGCCGATCCGCGCGTCACCCGGGTGGGGCGGGTCCTGCGTCGCTTCTCGCTGGACGAGCTGCCCCAGCTGATCAACGTGCTCACCGGTTCCATGTCGCTCGTCGGCCCGCGGCCGCCGCTGCCGGTCGAGGTCGCGGCCTACGGCGACCACGTCAAGCGCCGCCTGCTCGTCAAGCCCGGTCTCACCGGTCTCTGGCAGGTCAGTGGTCGCAGCGACCTCTCGTGGGACGAGTCGGTCCGGCTCGACCTGCGCTACGTCGAGGACTGGTCGCTGTCGCTGGACATGATCGTGCTCTGGAAGACCGCCCGGGCGGTCCTGAAGGCGGACGGGGCGTACTGA
- the galE gene encoding UDP-glucose 4-epimerase GalE yields the protein MRVLVTGGAGYIGSVVAARLIADGHEVVVVDDLSTGHADAVPPGAVFHEMSVAALDPVLGDWDIEAVVHFAAKSLVGESTTLPSAYWRNNVVGTIALLDSMRAHGVGRIVFSSSAATYGQQGDEPIREDAPARPSSPYGATKLAIDLALTDYARAYGLAATSLRYFNVAGAFETSDAGFYGERHDTETHLIPNALAAVAGSGGSLKLFGTDYPTPDGTCVRDYIHVIDLADAHVRALSAGEPGEHHVVNLGSGSGSSVREVLDAVERVTGTPVPVEEGPRRAGDPPVLVASNQKAADLLGWHPVLDLTTMVDDAWRFRNDRAGEPAEDGSDDLS from the coding sequence GGACGACCTGTCCACCGGCCACGCCGACGCGGTGCCCCCGGGTGCGGTGTTCCACGAGATGTCGGTCGCGGCCCTGGACCCGGTGCTCGGCGACTGGGACATCGAGGCCGTCGTCCACTTCGCCGCGAAATCGCTGGTGGGGGAGTCGACGACGCTGCCGTCGGCGTACTGGCGCAACAACGTCGTCGGCACGATCGCGCTGCTGGACTCGATGCGCGCCCACGGCGTCGGGCGCATCGTGTTCTCCTCGTCCGCGGCGACCTACGGGCAGCAGGGCGACGAACCGATCCGCGAGGACGCGCCCGCCCGCCCGAGCAGCCCGTACGGCGCGACGAAACTGGCGATCGACCTCGCCCTCACCGACTACGCCCGGGCGTACGGCCTGGCCGCCACGAGCCTGCGCTACTTCAACGTCGCCGGCGCCTTCGAGACCAGCGACGCCGGGTTCTACGGTGAGCGGCACGACACCGAGACCCACCTGATCCCGAACGCGCTCGCGGCCGTCGCCGGGTCGGGCGGTTCGCTGAAGCTGTTCGGCACCGACTACCCGACCCCCGACGGCACGTGCGTGCGGGACTACATCCACGTCATCGACCTGGCCGACGCGCACGTGCGCGCGCTGTCGGCCGGGGAGCCCGGCGAGCACCACGTCGTCAACCTCGGCAGCGGGTCGGGCAGCTCCGTGCGCGAGGTGCTCGACGCCGTCGAGCGGGTGACGGGGACGCCGGTCCCGGTCGAGGAGGGCCCCCGTCGCGCCGGGGACCCGCCGGTGCTCGTCGCCTCGAACCAGAAGGCGGCGGACCTGCTCGGCTGGCACCCGGTCCTGGACCTCACCACGATGGTCGACGACGCCTGGCGCTTCCGCAACGACCGGGCCGGCGAGCCGGCCGAGGACGGCTCGGACGACCTGTCCTGA
- a CDS encoding adenylyltransferase/cytidyltransferase family protein has translation MSFLQPAAEGGDGRVGRVGYVPGVFDMFHVGHLNVLKNARLACDHLIAGVVSDELSLRNKNKTPIVPLVERLEIVRSIRYVDEVVEEDVPEKLDMWRRLRFDVIIKGDDWRGTAKGNKLEADFASVGVEVVYLPYTLQTSSTMLRQALDSRLRNDA, from the coding sequence ATGTCGTTTCTGCAGCCGGCCGCCGAGGGCGGCGACGGACGGGTCGGGCGGGTCGGTTACGTCCCCGGCGTGTTCGACATGTTCCACGTCGGCCACCTGAACGTCCTGAAGAACGCGCGACTGGCGTGCGATCACCTCATCGCGGGCGTGGTCTCCGACGAGCTGTCGTTGCGCAACAAGAACAAGACGCCGATCGTGCCGCTCGTCGAGCGGCTGGAGATCGTCAGGAGCATCCGCTACGTCGACGAGGTCGTCGAGGAGGACGTGCCGGAGAAGCTCGACATGTGGCGGCGGCTGCGCTTCGACGTGATCATCAAGGGCGACGACTGGCGCGGCACCGCGAAGGGGAACAAGCTCGAAGCCGACTTCGCGTCGGTCGGGGTCGAGGTCGTGTACCTGCCCTACACGCTGCAGACGTCGAGCACGATGCTGCGTCAGGCGCTTGACAGCCGCCTCCGCAACGATGCTTGA
- a CDS encoding NAD-dependent epimerase/dehydratase family protein, translating into MVDRVDVLVTGAGGFIGGHLTADLLRQGYSVRAVDKKPLDEWSQIAPAADSRVLDVSLLEHAREAVAGSTTVYNLAADMGGMGFIERHKAECMLSVLISTHVLMAAHEFDVERYFYSSSACVYAAGHQTSPDVVPLREEDAYPADAEDGYGWEKLFSERMCRHYLEDFGVETRVARFHNVYGPIGTWTGGREKAPAAICRKVATAVLTGDHSIDIWGDGNQTRSFMYIDDCVAGSQLILRGDDPRPVNLGSAELVSINGLVDIVEKIAGVELERRYDLSAPQGVRGRSSDNTEIVARYGWEPSITLLDGMTRTYEWVHEQVTRSMQTAGV; encoded by the coding sequence ATGGTCGATCGTGTTGACGTGCTGGTGACCGGCGCGGGCGGGTTCATCGGAGGTCACCTGACCGCGGATCTGCTGCGTCAGGGCTACTCGGTCCGGGCGGTCGACAAGAAGCCGCTCGACGAGTGGTCGCAGATCGCACCCGCGGCCGATTCCCGCGTGCTGGACGTCTCGCTGCTCGAGCACGCGCGGGAGGCCGTGGCCGGTTCGACGACGGTGTACAACCTGGCCGCGGACATGGGCGGCATGGGGTTCATCGAGCGCCACAAGGCCGAGTGCATGCTGTCGGTGCTCATCAGCACGCACGTGCTGATGGCCGCGCACGAGTTCGACGTCGAGCGCTACTTCTACTCGTCGTCGGCCTGCGTCTACGCCGCCGGGCACCAGACGTCGCCCGACGTCGTGCCGCTGCGCGAGGAGGACGCCTACCCCGCCGACGCCGAGGACGGCTACGGCTGGGAGAAGCTGTTCAGCGAGCGCATGTGCCGGCACTACCTCGAGGACTTCGGTGTCGAGACCCGGGTCGCCCGCTTCCACAACGTGTACGGCCCGATCGGCACGTGGACCGGCGGCCGTGAGAAGGCGCCGGCGGCGATCTGCCGCAAGGTCGCGACGGCCGTGCTGACCGGTGACCACTCCATCGACATCTGGGGCGACGGCAACCAGACGCGCAGCTTCATGTACATCGACGACTGCGTCGCGGGGAGCCAGTTGATCCTGCGAGGCGACGACCCGCGTCCGGTCAACCTCGGCAGCGCCGAGCTGGTCTCCATCAACGGTCTCGTCGACATCGTCGAGAAGATCGCCGGCGTCGAGCTCGAGCGCCGCTACGACCTGTCCGCGCCGCAGGGCGTCCGGGGCCGCAGCAGCGACAACACCGAGATCGTCGCCCGCTACGGCTGGGAGCCCTCGATCACGCTGCTCGACGGCATGACGCGCACGTACGAGTGGGTGCACGAGCAGGTGACGCGGAGCATGCAGACCGCGGGTGTCTGA